One region of Oncorhynchus tshawytscha isolate Ot180627B unplaced genomic scaffold, Otsh_v2.0 Un_contig_8519_pilon_pilon, whole genome shotgun sequence genomic DNA includes:
- the LOC112236088 gene encoding protein eva-1 homolog A: MNPVINATTVSTDMSLISSSLAAFNYIADHPERAALYFVCGVCLGLLLTLFALVVQISCRTDCQPRRRCPGTTTKNRLRPTDSSSDSSDSDSDWETTSDLSARRHRRFERTLNMNVFTSAEELERAQRLEERERIIREIWMNGQPDIPGTRSLNRYY; encoded by the exons ATGAACCCTGTGATCAATGCTACAACTGTCAGCACTGACATGTCCCTTATCAGTAGCTCACTGGCAGCCTTCAACTATATAGCAG acCACCCAGAGCGCGCGGCGCTCTACTTTGTGTGCGGTGTGTGCCTGGGCCTTCTCCTCACCCTGTTTGCTCTGGTGGTCCAGATCTCGTGCCGCACCGACTGCCAGCCTCGCCGCCGCTGCCCCGGCACCACCACCAAGAACCGCCTGCGGCCCACCGACTCCTCATCGGACTCCAGCGACTCAGACTCGGACTGGGAAACCACGTCGGATCTATCCGCGCGCCGCCACCGCCGCTTCGAGCGCACGCTCAACATGAACGTGTTCACGTCTGCGGAAGAGCTGGAACGGGCACAgcggctggaggagagggagaggatcaTACGAGAGATCTGGATGAACGGTCAACCCGACATACCCGGGACGCGTAGCCTCAACCGCTATTATTGA